A window of Nonomuraea angiospora genomic DNA:
TCACCTTGGAGCAGTCCACCGGCTGGTCGTCGGTGACCCGCACCTCGAACTCGACGGCGTCGCCGAACGTGAACGTCTGCCCGTCGGCCGGCCGGACCAGCTCGACGACCGGCGCGGCGTTGCCGACCACGATCCGCACCGACGTCGCCGCCGACCTGCCGGCGTCGTCGGTGACGCGCAGCGTGGCGTTGTAGAGGCCGTTCTGCCGGTAGGTGTACGACGCCTGCGGGCTGCGGGAGTCGACCCGGCCGTCGGCGTCGAAGTCCCAGGCGTAGCGGATCCGGTCCCCGTCGGCGTCGGTCGTGCCGGCGCTGGTGAAGTTGACGGTGAGCGGCGCGTGGCCGGCGGTCACCGACGCGGCGGCGGCCGGGACGGGAGTGTGGTTGCCGGTGTTGCCGATGTAGTCGAAGCGGGAGAGCTGGGCGTCCGGGTTCTCCCGGAAGTAGCCGTCGCCGTACTCCAGCACGTAGAGCGCGCCGTCGGGGCCGAACTCCATGTCCATCGGGTTGTCGAACACGAGCGACGGCAGCACGTCCTCGATCCGCCCGTCCCGGTGGAACGCCTTGACGTAGTCGCGGGTCCACTCGTAGAAGAGCGGGACGCCGTCGTAGTACCTGGGCCAGGCCACGGAAGTACGGCCCTGCGCGGCGCGCGGGTCGTAGTCGTACGCGGGCCCGGCCATCGGGCCGATGCCGCCGGTGCCCAGCTGCGGGAACTCCTGCGACGGCCCGTACGAGTACCACACGTCCGGTTGGACCACCGGTGGCAGCCTGCGCAGGCCGGTGTTGTGCGGCGAGTCGTTGACGGGCGCGGCGCAGGCGAACGCGTCGCCGGACGCGCCGGTCGCGAAGTCGTAGTCGACGTACGGGAGCCGCGCCGTCGCGCAGTACGGCCAGCCGTAGTTGCCCGCCTTGCGGATCTTCGTCCACTTGCCGTTCCCCGCCGGACCCCGCCGCGGATCGGCCTGCCCCGCGTCGGGCGAGTAGTCGGCGACGTAGAGGTCACCGTTGGACCGGTTGACCTCGATGCGGAACGGGTTGCGCAGGCCCATCGCGTAGATCTCCGGCCGGGTGCCCGCGGTCCCCGGCGGGAAGAGGTTGCCGCGCGGGATCGTGTAGGAGCCGTCCGGGCGGACCTTGACGCGCAGGATCTTGCCGCGCAGGTCGTTGGTGTTGCCGGCGCTGCGCTGGGCGTCGAACGCCGGGTTCCGGTCGGAGCGCTCATCGAGCGGGGCGTAGCCGTCGGAGGAGAAGGGGTTGGTGTCGTCGCCGGTCGACAGGTAGAGGTTGCCGGCGGCGTCGAAGACGATGTCCCCGCCGACGTGGCAGCAGATGCCGCGGTCCACGGGCACGTCGAGGATGCGCTGCTCGGTGCGCAGGTCGATGGTGGCGCCGGTGAAGCGGAACCGGGACAGCCGGATCAGCCCCTTGAAGGGCGCGAAGTCCGCCGGCGTGCCGGTGACCGGGGCGTCGCCCTCGTTGACGTCCGGCGTCGCCGGGTCGTCGACCGGGGTGTCGAGCGGCGGGGAGTAGTAGAGGTAGACCCAGTCGTCCTTCTTCGAGCCGGTGCCGAAGCCGGGGCCGAGGGCGATGCTCTGCAGCCCCTCCTCGTCGTGGCGGTAGACGTCGAGCCGGGCGGCCAGCGTGTTGAGGCCGGTCTTCGGGTCGTGTAACCAGACCTCGCCGCCCCGGGTGGTGTGCAGCACCCTCGAATCCGGTAACACCGCCAGGTCCATCGGCTCGCCCGGATTGTCGTTGAGCGTCACCTTCTGGAAGTCGCTGTCGGGCGGCGGGGCCGCGGCACTCCCGGAGGCGTGGGCGGCGGCGGGCAGGAGGATCACCGCGGCAGAGATGGCCGCGATCGCGGTTCTCACTCTCATCGCCTCTCCCTTCGGTCTACTCGGGGGGATAAGAGAGGGCAAATCACCGTGAATGTAACCCGAGTTACGCCGATAGAGGAGGGGGTAATCGCGGATGATCGAGCAACTTTCGCCTTCTGCCCGGACTAAGTGGCGCGCGCTGGGCGGGGCACGCCCGCGGCGGTGCCGGCCCGGCCGCCGGTCGCGCGGGGTCACCTCAGCGGCTCGCCGCCCGGGAGTCAGCTCAGCGGGCCGCCGCCCGGGAGTCAGCTCAGCGGGCCGCCGCCCGGGGTCAGCTCAGCAGCTCGCGGGCCAGCGCCTCGCTCCACCAGCGCTCGACCCGGTCGGGTGACCAGCCGCGCTCGGCGGTGAGCGTGGTGTAGACGTCGATGCTGCACATGCCCGCATAGACGTCCACGGCCGCCGGCACGTCCAGGCCCGGGCGGAGCGCGCCGGCGGGCCAGGAGGAGAACACCGCCGTGCGGGTCTCGTCGGCCCGCCTGCGGCCGTCGCGGTAGACCGTCGCCAGCTCGGGCTCGACGCGGCCGGCTTCGCGCAGCAGCGTGATGACGTCCCCGGCGCGCTCGTACAGGCGCCGGTCGAAGGCGGCCATCGCGGCCAGTTGGCGCGCGGGATCCGTCCCGGGGGCCTCCAGGTCCGCGAGCTGCCGGGACGGGTCGGCCGACAGGTCGGCGGCGTCGGCCAGGGCTCGGGTCAGGCCGGTCTTGTTGCCGTACACCGAGTAGACCGTCGGCACGGAGACCCCCGCCTCGCGGGCCACGTCGCGCACGGTCGTCGCCGCCCAGCCCCGCTCGACGAACAGCCGCCGCGCGGCCCGGGCGATCTCGGCCCGCGTCTCCAGCGCCTGCGTCGTACGGCGCAGCGAGTCGTAACGGCGCGGCCCCACCTCTGCCTCCATGACTTGCACCCTAAGGCTTTACGGTACTTATATTGAATATAACTAGCGAAAGGACCTGCGGATGCGCTTCTCCCGGATCGGCGGCATC
This region includes:
- a CDS encoding PQQ-dependent sugar dehydrogenase; protein product: MRVRTAIAAISAAVILLPAAAHASGSAAAPPPDSDFQKVTLNDNPGEPMDLAVLPDSRVLHTTRGGEVWLHDPKTGLNTLAARLDVYRHDEEGLQSIALGPGFGTGSKKDDWVYLYYSPPLDTPVDDPATPDVNEGDAPVTGTPADFAPFKGLIRLSRFRFTGATIDLRTEQRILDVPVDRGICCHVGGDIVFDAAGNLYLSTGDDTNPFSSDGYAPLDERSDRNPAFDAQRSAGNTNDLRGKILRVKVRPDGSYTIPRGNLFPPGTAGTRPEIYAMGLRNPFRIEVNRSNGDLYVADYSPDAGQADPRRGPAGNGKWTKIRKAGNYGWPYCATARLPYVDYDFATGASGDAFACAAPVNDSPHNTGLRRLPPVVQPDVWYSYGPSQEFPQLGTGGIGPMAGPAYDYDPRAAQGRTSVAWPRYYDGVPLFYEWTRDYVKAFHRDGRIEDVLPSLVFDNPMDMEFGPDGALYVLEYGDGYFRENPDAQLSRFDYIGNTGNHTPVPAAAASVTAGHAPLTVNFTSAGTTDADGDRIRYAWDFDADGRVDSRSPQASYTYRQNGLYNATLRVTDDAGRSAATSVRIVVGNAAPVVELVRPADGQTFTFGDAVEFEVRVTDDQPVDCSKVTVDYILGHDEHGHPQTTARGCTGSIQTTVPSGHDPGTDHLTGVFVATYTDPGGADLPSLTGTDEVILQPTR
- a CDS encoding TetR/AcrR family transcriptional regulator, which gives rise to MEAEVGPRRYDSLRRTTQALETRAEIARAARRLFVERGWAATTVRDVAREAGVSVPTVYSVYGNKTGLTRALADAADLSADPSRQLADLEAPGTDPARQLAAMAAFDRRLYERAGDVITLLREAGRVEPELATVYRDGRRRADETRTAVFSSWPAGALRPGLDVPAAVDVYAGMCSIDVYTTLTAERGWSPDRVERWWSEALARELLS